In Desulfosporosinus sp. Sb-LF, one DNA window encodes the following:
- a CDS encoding MBL fold metallo-hydrolase: MNDEMLTELRPNFFFVSGEQGGRFPFSHGLMLDTGCKVLVDTGFGPSRREAVRASGEVDVIINTHFHMDHAYGNQFFPNAKIWAHVSDAPALRSPEQFKAFTGFSGFREFPDFPGGPPGQMVDRELADGELLDFGDVALQVIHTPGHTPGHISLYEPKASILFSGDIDLSPFGPWYGNVRSDLEALTGSIKRLIELNPKVLVTSHTGIVSDNIPERLREYADKLDLRDGQILQHLHAPKTIAELVDMKIIYPRYPEPQGLYRFFEEIMLGKHLQRLMKQGKIFVKPNHKYKAYA; this comes from the coding sequence ATGAATGACGAGATGTTGACTGAATTACGACCGAATTTTTTCTTTGTGTCTGGAGAACAAGGTGGGCGGTTTCCTTTTAGCCACGGACTGATGCTCGATACTGGATGCAAGGTTCTGGTCGATACGGGGTTTGGACCCAGCCGTAGGGAAGCGGTAAGGGCTTCTGGCGAAGTCGATGTGATCATAAATACCCATTTTCATATGGACCATGCTTATGGTAACCAATTCTTCCCTAACGCCAAGATTTGGGCACACGTCTCAGATGCTCCCGCTCTACGTTCACCGGAGCAGTTTAAGGCATTCACTGGATTTTCTGGATTCCGTGAATTTCCAGATTTTCCGGGAGGCCCGCCAGGCCAAATGGTGGACAGAGAATTGGCAGACGGGGAACTCCTAGATTTTGGGGATGTTGCACTGCAAGTGATACATACCCCTGGTCATACCCCAGGACACATTTCCCTTTATGAACCAAAGGCCAGTATTTTGTTTTCAGGGGATATTGATCTATCCCCTTTTGGCCCTTGGTATGGCAATGTGCGTTCTGATCTTGAAGCGTTAACAGGCTCTATCAAGCGTCTTATCGAGTTAAATCCCAAGGTTCTTGTGACGAGCCATACCGGCATTGTCTCTGACAACATCCCTGAGAGGTTGAGAGAGTATGCTGATAAACTTGATCTCCGCGATGGACAGATTTTGCAGCACTTACATGCACCGAAGACAATCGCAGAACTGGTGGATATGAAAATAATATATCCACGTTACCCAGAACCCCAAGGACTCTACCGTTTCTTCGAAGAGATCATGCTTGGAAAACACTTACAACGCCTAATGAAACAGGGAAAGATCTTTGTCAAACCAAATCATAAGTACAAAGCCTATGCCTGA